In Arthrobacter citreus, a single genomic region encodes these proteins:
- a CDS encoding ABC transporter ATP-binding protein encodes MWGLRSYIKPYWKSALIAPLFMIFEVFFDLLQPKYAADIVNLGLVKHDIHTIEQTGALMVLVAVLGLLAGVGCNYFAIRASQNFGADLRDGLFTKVQAFSFENLDSYKTGSLITRMTNDVVQVQNLLRIALQSLVRTPGLLIGSVIMAIWISSRLGLILMGTLFVLVVLLVILIRFSYPLFSNVQAKLDAVNSRLQENLAGIRVVKAFVRSDYETKQFKIANKDYSQSAIKAARVIAMNTPIVTFIMNMCLVGILLYGGSLVRMNSVQVGDLIAFINYVTQVLSSLLMVSTILVNISQSSVSAKRIQEVLTTKPTIENALEQDHTSVSGNMIEFHQVGFSYGSSSNEDEAILKDVSFEAKQGETIAIIGSTGSGKTSLVQLIPRLYDVTAGSILMDGVNIQRLPLLELRKKIGMVLQESFLFTGSIRDNIAFGKSDATQEEIEAAGTVAQAHDFISKLPDGYETKIGQRGVNLSGGQKQRISIARALLIKPPVLILDDSTSALDLNTEKRLRDSLSQLMNDSITFLIAQKISSVVNAEKILVMEDGAIVGSGTHQELMKTCVVYQEIYKSQYGEREVYNVQ; translated from the coding sequence ATGTGGGGGCTGAGAAGTTATATAAAGCCATATTGGAAATCTGCTTTAATTGCTCCGTTATTTATGATTTTTGAAGTGTTTTTTGATTTGCTTCAGCCAAAATATGCGGCTGATATTGTTAATCTTGGTTTAGTAAAACATGATATCCATACGATTGAACAGACTGGTGCTTTAATGGTTTTGGTAGCTGTATTAGGGTTACTAGCGGGCGTAGGGTGTAATTACTTTGCAATTCGAGCATCTCAAAATTTTGGTGCAGATTTAAGAGATGGGCTATTTACAAAAGTTCAAGCATTCTCTTTTGAAAATCTTGATTCGTATAAGACGGGATCATTAATTACTCGAATGACAAATGATGTAGTGCAAGTTCAAAACCTATTAAGAATTGCATTGCAATCGCTTGTGCGTACACCGGGCTTATTAATCGGTAGCGTTATTATGGCGATTTGGATCAGCTCTCGTTTAGGATTAATCCTAATGGGAACTTTATTTGTGTTAGTTGTACTATTAGTTATTTTAATTCGGTTTTCTTACCCATTATTTTCGAATGTACAAGCAAAGCTTGATGCTGTTAATAGTCGCTTACAAGAAAATTTAGCCGGAATTCGAGTTGTAAAAGCTTTTGTGCGTTCTGATTACGAAACGAAACAATTTAAAATTGCAAATAAAGATTATTCGCAAAGTGCTATAAAAGCTGCGCGTGTGATTGCGATGAATACACCGATTGTTACATTTATTATGAATATGTGTCTTGTAGGAATTCTTTTGTATGGTGGAAGTCTAGTTCGAATGAATTCAGTTCAAGTTGGAGATTTAATAGCATTTATAAATTATGTAACGCAAGTTCTTTCATCTTTACTGATGGTCAGCACAATTCTTGTAAATATTTCGCAATCTAGCGTGTCTGCAAAACGTATTCAAGAAGTACTTACAACAAAACCTACAATTGAAAATGCTCTAGAGCAAGATCATACTTCTGTCTCAGGTAATATGATTGAATTTCATCAAGTAGGATTTTCTTATGGAAGTTCATCAAATGAGGATGAAGCAATTTTGAAAGACGTGAGCTTTGAGGCAAAGCAAGGAGAAACAATTGCAATTATTGGCTCAACTGGTTCTGGAAAAACTTCATTAGTTCAGCTAATCCCAAGGTTATATGATGTTACAGCGGGATCGATTTTAATGGATGGAGTAAATATTCAAAGACTGCCTCTTTTAGAACTTAGAAAGAAAATTGGAATGGTACTACAGGAGTCATTTTTATTTACTGGTTCAATAAGAGATAATATTGCATTTGGAAAATCGGATGCGACTCAAGAGGAAATTGAAGCAGCTGGAACAGTCGCACAGGCTCATGATTTTATTTCCAAATTACCAGATGGTTATGAAACGAAAATCGGACAAAGAGGCGTCAACTTGTCTGGAGGACAAAAACAGCGAATTTCAATCGCCCGTGCATTACTAATTAAACCACCTGTTTTAATTTTAGATGACAGCACGAGTGCTTTAGACCTTAATACGGAAAAGAGACTGCGTGATTCTTTAAGTCAATTAATGAATGATAGCATTACTTTCTTAATCGCTCAAAAAATTTCTTCTGTCGTAAATGCAGAGAAAATACTTGTGATGGAGGATGGGGCCATTGTAGGAAGCGGAACTCACCAAGAATTAATGAAGACATGCGTGGTTTACCAAGAAATTTATAAATCCCAATATGGTGAGAGGGAGGTTTACAATGTCCAATAA